The DNA segment TTCTTGGACCGGCTGTTCGACGGCGAAGAACTGGAGCGCGAGTGGGTCGACGCCGACCGCGAAGTGGTTCCGGAGGCGACCGGGAAGACGGTCGTCGACGCCGACGAGGGCGAGGACGAGTCGGACTGAGGGCCGGGGTCTCGTCGCCGCGGCTCACTCCTCGTCGGCCCGCTCCAACCCCGACGCGTCGTCGACGACCTCCGGCGTTCCGCTCAGGATGCCGCGCAGCCCCGTCATCGGCTCGCCGACCGAGACGCCCTCCTCGGTGATGCGGAACTCGCGGATCGTCCGCTCGAAGTCGCTCGTCCGCTTCTTCAGGACGCCGATCGCCTTCCGCATCTCGCCTTGGACCTCCAGGTGCCGGAGGAAGACGATGTTGTCGGCGAGGTAACTGATGTTCTCGACGGTCGCCTTGAACTGACCGGTGATGTTCCGCGTCTCGTCGATGAAGATGGCGGTCACCCCCATGTTCTTGAGGTACCGTCCCAGCGCGTGCATCTGCTGGAGCATCATCCCCTCCTCGCCGCGGAGCGTGAGCCGGTAGCCCGCGATGCCGTCGACCATCACGATGTCAGCGCCGCGCTCCTCGACCTCCTCGCGGACCATGCGGGCGAACTCCTGTGGCGACCGCTCCAGCGCCTCCACCTCGTTCACCTGGAGCGTCCCCCGCTCGATCATCTCGTCGACCGGGATCCCGACGGCGCGGGAGCGCGTGAGGAACGTCTGCCGGTTCTCCTCGAACAGGTAGATGACGGAGCGCTCGCCGCGTCCGGCGGCCTCCTTCATGAACTGCGTGCTCAGCGTCGTCTTGCCGACACCCGTCGGCCCGCTGACGATGCTGACCGTCCCGCGTTCGAGCCCGCCGTGGAGCAGGTCGTCGACCCCCTCGATCCCCGAGGATATCTGTTCGAAGTCGAACTCACCGGTGTGCTTCCCGGGCTGGAGCGCCGGGTACACCTCGATGCCGGCGTCTGTCACCCGATAGGCGTGGTCGCCGCTCTGCGTCGACGAGCCGCGGAACTTCGGCACGTCGATCGTCTTCCCGTACTCCTCCGCGCCCAGCCGGATCGTCCCGTCCGTGATGAACTCCAGGTCGTCGGTCGGCAGCGAGGCGGTGTTCTGGACGGTGAAGGCCACGGTCACGTCGCGTTCTTTCAGGAATCGCATGAATCCGACGACCTGCTTGCGGAACTGGTAGTCGTCGGACAACAGGAATCGGAGCTGGGTCAGCGGGTCGACGACGACGCGGTCGGGATCGACCGCGGTGACGCCCTCCACGATCTGCTCGGTGAGCGGTTCGCTCTCGACCTCCGACGGCGCGAACACCTCGTACGACTGCTCCTCGGTGAACACGTCGGCACCCGGACTGAGGTCGAGAAACTCGATCGCGTCCGTGTCGAAGCCGAGCGCGGCCGCGTTCGCCTCGAGGTCGCGGACGTCCTCCTCTAAGTTGATGAACAGCGAGGTCTCGCCCTCGTCGACGCCCCGCTGGAGGAAGTGGAGGCTGAGGATCGTCTTCCCGCTGCCCGCCCGACCGCGGATCATGTAGCTTCGCTCCGGGATCAGCCCCCCGGACAGTATCTCGTCGAGGCCAGGGACGCCGGTCGACACGCGATCGGGCAGTGACGCAGCCATGTCGTCGGCTCCGTGCGCCGGGTAGTTAAATCTGGATAGGTTCGAGCTCCATGTTGTCAATTATTGAACGGTAAACGGCCTGAGCGAGCGGTATAGGAGTTTGCTAAATGGGTAACTCTTAGTGGCAGTGCGTTCACCGTTCACGGAAGATGGACACGGGCCCCGAGGGGCTCGCCGACGGTGCGCCCTCCGGAAGCGGCGGCGTCGACGCGCCCGCCGAGGAGGCCGCCGACGCCGGACCCGCGGACCGGATCGACGACGCCCCGGACGGAGGCGCGCCTGAACCCGACCGGGAGCCGCGGGTGTTGCTGTTCATGCGGCCGGGTCGCGACCGAGATCTGGTGTCCGAGGTGCTGAGCGGTCGGTTCGAAACCCACGCGACGACCGACGTGGAGTCGCTCGAATCGACGTTCGACTGCTGCGTCTTCGACGCCCACGAGTTCAACCGCGTCGCCGGGTCGATCCAGCGACGGCGGGAGCTGGCCGCGCCCGTCTTCCTCCCGTTCGTCCTGCTCGTGAGCGACGACGCGGGCGGGCCGACGGCGGAGAACACGTGGGACTACGTCGACGACGTCATCGAGCTGCCGGTGCGGAAGCGGGCCCTCCGAATCAGGGTCGGCAACCTCGTCGAGCGGCGGCGCACCTCGCTCCGGCTCGCGGCCCGCGAACGGCGGCTCGAAGAGACCGTCGAGGACCTCCGGCTGAAGGAGCGCGCGATGGACGAGGCGCCGGTCGGGATCACGATCGCCGACGTCGACGGGAGCGGCGAGGGAGACAACCCGGTCGTGTACGCGAACGACGAGTTCGAGGCGCTCACCGGCTACGGCTCCGAGATGTTCGGCGCGGACTGCCGGTTCCTGCAGGGGGAGGACACGGATCCGGAGACGGTCGCGACGCTCCGGGAAGCGATCGACGAGGAGCGGCCGATCGCGGTCGACGTCCTGAACTACCGCCGCAACGGTCAGAAGTTCTGGAACCGACTCACGATCGCCCCGATCCGCGACGAGGAGGGGGCGGTCACGCACTACGTCGGCTTCCAGACGGACATCACGGAGCGGAAGATCCGGGAACGACGGCTGGAGGTGATGAAACGCGTGCTCAGCCACAACCTCCGGAACAAGATGAACCTCATCACGGGGTACACCGAACTGCTGCGGCGGGACATCGACGACGAGGAGGCGCTCGACTCGCTGGCGGTCATCGACCGCACGGCTGACGACCTGATGGGGATCGCCGGGGCGGTCCAGAAGCTCGATCACACCCTCTCCGACTCCGCGTCGGATGGGGAGGAAATCGGGCTCCGCGACCGCCTGATCGAGCTGCGGTCGCGGGTCCAAGACCGGTACCCCGAGGCGACGGTCTCCCTCTCGGTGCCCCCCGACGACCCGCTGGAGACGACCATCGTCGGCCTGGCGACGGCGATCGAGGAGGGGATGGAGAACGCCGTCAAACACAACGACGACCCGAACCCGTCGGTCGAGGTCCGCGTCGAACGGGAGTCGACGGGGTGGCTCGCGGTCGAGATCGCCGACGACGGGCCCGGCATCCCGGACCACGAGACGCGCGTGCTCGAGCGGGGCGAGACGTCGCTGACGCACGCCGACCGGCTCGGGATCTGGCTGATGTACTGGGTCGTGAGCAAGGCGGGCGGGGACTTCTCGGTCGACACGTCGAGCGAGGGGACCACGCTTCGGATGGTCGTGCCGGCGCGCCCCCGCGACGGGACGCTGAGCACGGGGTGAGACGGCCGCGAATCCCCGAGTGGTCCGGACTCAGAGCGACCGCTTCGACCGCAGCAGCGCGAGCCGGAAGCGCGCCTCCTGGCGGCTCGTCCCGCGCACGCGGCCCGTCTCGGCGTCCGCCATCGACGCGAGCGACAGCCGATCGAGCAGGGGCGGCCAGTCGGCGGCGCCCGCCGCCTCGCCGGCGAACGCGACCGCGTTCCCGAGCCCGTCGCGCTCGGCGCTCCCGAGCCGCGCCACCGCGGCGTCGGCGTCGCGGCGACCGCCGCCGACGTAGAGCCGGTCGCCGACCGCGGCGGGGAGCCACGCCGGCAGCAGGAGCAGCCACAACAGCACGCCGGCGACGGTGTACGCCCGCGGCGGGACCCGGTTCCCCTCGGGCTCGTACCCGTGGATCCGGTTGACGCGCCGGTCGGCGGCGGTCCGGTCGGCCCGGCGCCCGACGAGCAGCGTCGCCAGCAGCGCGACCGTCTCGACGAGCCCCAGCGCCGGCAGCAGGGCCGTGGTGACCGCCGCCTCCCGGCTCCGGAGTCGCACGAGCGCGTGGCGGAGCGCGGCGTCGCGGTCGGCCGCCGGGAGGGAGAGCAGCCGCGTCGAGACGATCAGCCGCGCGCCTCGGTAGCCGTCCGCCACGGCGACGTTGGCCGCGTCGGCGCGGACGACCGTCACCGCCGGGGCGTCGACGCCGACCTCCCCGGCGAGGGTCGCGACGCGGTCGGCGACGAAGTCGGCGGGGCGGTCGTCGAGCTCGGCCTCGGGGAGCCGCGCGATCCGCCGGTCGACGACTACCGGACCGACGAGCGCCGAACCGCCGAGGCCGAGGATGACCGCGGCCAGCGCGCCGGCGGCCACCGGGGGAACCCCGCCGAGGGCGGCCGGGTCGACGACGCCGAGGCCGGCGGGACCGAGCGCGACGGCGAGGGGGATCAGCGGCGCCGCGGCGAGCAGCGCGGGGACCGTCGCGAGCGCGAGCGCGCCGACCGCTCGCCTGAGACGCACTCGGCCGCGCCGGGCCTCGGACTCGCTCATTACGCACGAGTGGTGCGAGGGGCGGCGTAAAGCTCTGCCGGAGCCCGCGGCGGCGGTCGGTTCCGAGACGGAGAGGTCCGGGCCACCGGGAGCGGCCAGATCCCGGACCGGCGGCGGTGCCCGACGACGGTGGCCCTTTCGGAGCTTTTAACCCGATTCCACCACCAAATTCGGGTAATGGCTTTTGAGGATCTACTGAACGACCCCGTCATCCAGAAGTACCTCCACGAGCTGGTGGGGCCGACGGGGATGCCGGTCGCGGCCGCGCCGCCCGACGGCGAGGTCACCGACGAGGAGCTGGCGGAGGAGCTCGGACTGGAGCTCAACGACGTCCGACGCGCGCTGTTCATCCTCTACGAGAACGACCTCGCGACGTACCGCCGGGTGCGCGACGAGGACTCGGGGTGGCTCACGTACCTCTGGACGTTCCACTACGACAACATCCCGGAGAACCTCGAAGAGGAGATGTACCGCCTGCTCGACGCCTTAGAGGAGCGCGAGGAGTACGAGCGCACCCACGAGTTCTACCTCTGTGAGGTGTGTTCGATCCGCTTCGAGTTCGGCGAGGCGATGGACTTCGGCTTCGAGTGCCCCGAGTGCGGCTCCCCGGTCGAGGCGATGGACAACGACCGCCTCCGCGAGGCGATGGACCGGCGCGTCGAGGAGCTCCGCGACGAACTCAACGTGGACGTGACCGGCTGATGGTCGTCCTCGCAACCAAGTGCTACGTCGACGGGGACGCCCGCGACCGCGCGCTCGACGGCATGGGATCGCTCGTCGCCAACGACGTCGGCGAGCTGAGCGTCGACTGGCAGGTCGGCGTCCGCGACGATGGCTTCGTGCAGGTGGACGTGACCGGCGAGGACGCCGAAGTGGCCCGGAACGTGCTCGCGGAGACGTGGGGCGAGATCGTCGCCCACGACGGCGGCCTCGAGGCTGGCGAGGAGTACGTCGGCACCCTCGAGTCGTGGGACGACGACGGGTTCGTCCTCGACGCGGGCGTCGACGTGCGGATCCCCGCCGACGAGATCGGGCTCGGCAGGGGGTCGCCGGCGCAGGTCGTCGAGCGGTTCGGGCTGGTCCAACACCTCTCGCTGCGGTTCGTCTACGGCGGCGACGTCGGCGACCCGGACGCGGAGCCGAGCCGCCTCGCCGACGCCGAGCGCGACCGCCTGTACGACTGGCAGCGCGGGGACGGCCGGGTCAACGTCAACTCGGCGACCCGCGGCGAGGTGCGCGCGACGGTGAATCGCGCGGGCCACGCGCAGGACATCATCACCGTGGAGCGACTCGGCCTCTTAGAGCAGAGCATCGTCTGCACCGAGAACACCGACCCGCCGGGGCTGCTCGCCGCGATCGGTTCGTACCTCCCGGCGGAGATGCGCTGCGTCGTCTGAGCCCGTGAACCGACGATTCGCCCTCGCTGTCGCCGTCGTCGCGCTGCTCGCCGTCAGCGCGGGCTGTCTCACCTACGTCAACGACGGGGGCGAGGTCGCGAACGAGACGCTCGACGCGGAGCCGCCGCACGAGTACGAGTTCGACGCGGAGCGCGACGCCGCGTTCAACCTCTCGACCGGGAATCAGTACACGACGGTGTACGACGTCTCCGATATCGAGGAGCTCCGGCTGTACAGGCAGACGCCGTACGCCGGCGACCAGCCGCTGGAGTTCGAGGCGTTCCGGTACCGGACCGCCGACGGCGAGGTGCTCAACGGCACCGAGTTCCGCGCCCGCGGCGGTGAGGTCGATCGGACGCCGGACGAGACGTGGATCCGCTTCCCCGAGGAGATGGGCGAGGGGAAGGTCGCCTTCTCCGCGGCCGGGTCGCCCCGCCGGTTCACCACGCTGGCGTACGTCGACGGGTCGTACGCGGTGACGCTCCCGCCCGGGTTCAGCACCGACTTCCCGGTCGTCGGTCACGTCGCGCCGCGCGACTACGAAGTCGAGACGGTCGACGGCCGCGACCGGATCACCTGGGAGTCGGTGGAGGGCGGGTCGGTCGTGGTCCAGTCGTACCGCGAGACCGATCTGCTCGTCTTCGGCGTGATCCTCGCCGTCGCGCTCGTCGCGGCGGTCGTCGGGACCGCCTACTTCCGGCGCCAGCTGGAGGCGCTCCGAGAGCGCCGCCGGGAGCTGGGGCTCGGCGTGTACGACGACGAGGAGTAGCCGGCGGCGGGCCCTCCCTCAGACAGGGACGGCGGGACCCGCCGAACGCGGGTGCTTTTGAGTGCGCGTCGCCTTGAGAGCGGTATGAACGCCGCCGTCGTCACCGTCGGGGACGAGCTCCTCGTCGGCGACACCGAGAACACGAACGCGACGTGGCTCTGCGACCGGCTCGACGAACGCGGGGTCGTCGTCCGACGCGTGACCGTCGTGCCCGACGAGGTCGGCGAGATCGCGCGCGTCGTCAACGAGTACCACGCCGAGTACGACGCCGTGGTCGTCACCGGCGGGCTCGGTCCGACCCACGACGACGTGACGATGGACGGGGTCGCGGCCGCCTTCGGCCGGGGGCTCGAGCGGAACGAGGAGGCCGCGGCGTGGCTCGCCGAGCGCGGGTACAGCGCCGACGACCTCGCCGCGGAGACGACGCACCTGCCGGCCGACTGCCGCCCGCTCGCCAACGAGGCCGGCGTCGCGCCAGGCGCCGTCGTCGAGTCGGTGTACGTCCTCCCCGGCGTCCCGACGGAGATGGAGGCGATGTTCGAGTCGGTCGCCGACGAGTTCGACGGGACGCCGACCCACACCGTCACGGTCGACGTCGACGAGCCGGAGAGCGCCCTGCTCGACCGGTTCACGGAACTGCAAGCGGAGTTCGACGTCAGCGTCGGCTCCTACCCCGGCGAGAGCGTCCGGGTGAAGATCACGGCGACGAGCGCGGCCGAGGCCGAGCGCGCCGCCGAGTGGGTCCGGGAGCGGTCGACGCTGGTCGAGTCGCGCTGAGCGGACCGGGCGTGGTTCGGAGGAGAAGGGAACCGGACTCGGTGGGGCGACTACCGGTACAGATACGCGAGCCACACGGCGGTGACGCCGAGGCTCGCGAGGAGCACGGCGGTCGCGGTCGCGTCGATCGGGAGCGGCTCGGTCACGGCGGCTTCGAGGAGCATGGACGACGGTTGCTCCGGGGGCGTCTTAAGTATTGAACTTCCGGGCTCGGCGGCGGTCGGAGCTCCTCCACAGCCCGCGGGCCCCGGGCGGGCGCGGCGCCGAGACGCGCCCGCTTAAGTTTCCGCCGCCGTAGGTCGGACCATGCACGTCGGCTTCGTGATGAATCCGGTGGCCGGGATGGGAGGCCGCGTCGGCCTCAAGGGCACCGACGGGAAGGTCGCGGAGGCGATCGCTCGGGGCGCGGAGCCGCGCGCTCCCGACCGCGCGCGGCGGGCGCTAGCGCGGCTCGCGACGGTCGCGCCGGACGCCAGCGTCTCGACCGCAGCAGACCCGATGGGCGAGCGGCTGGTCAGGGAGGCCGGGTTCGACCCGGTCCGCGTCGTCGACCCGTTCGGCGACGACCGAAACGAAGACCGCGAGCCGCCCGGCCCCACGGAGACGACTGCGGCCCACACCGCGCGCGTCGTCGAGGCGTTCGTCGCGAGCGGCGGGGACGACAGCGAGGGGGACGGCACCGCCGATCCGGTCGACCTCGTGCTGTTCGTCGGCGGCGACGGCACCGCGACCGACGTGGCGGCGGCGCTGGAGGCGGCGGACAGCGAGGTCCCGATGCTCGGCGTCCCCGCCGGGGTGAAGGTGTACTCCTCCGTGTTCGCCGTCTCGCCGGAGGACGCGGCCGAGGTCGCGGCGACGTTCTCTCGCACCGAGCGCCGCGAGGTGATGGACATCGACGAGGACGCCTACCGCGAGGGAGAGGTCCACCCGGAGCTCCGGGCGGTCGCGCGCGTCCCCGTCGCCGACGACCTCCAGTCGTCGAAACAGACAGCGAGCGGGACCGTGGAGTCGCTCGCCGAGGGGGTCGCCGACGACATCCGCGAGCGCGACGGGGAGGGCGTCGCCTTCGTGCTCGGTCCGGGCTCGACCGTCGGCGCGATCAAGGCCGAGCTGGGGTTCGAGCCGTCGCCGATCGGCGTCGACGTGTGGCGCGACGGCGAGGTGGTGCTGCGGGACGGGACGGAGCGCGAGATCCTCGACGCGCTCGGCGAGGAGAACGTGATCGTGGTCTCGCCGATCGGCGGGCAGGGGTTCGTCTTCGGCCGCGGGAACCCGCAGCTGTCGCCGGCGGTGATCCGGCGGTGCGACCTGCGGATCGTCGCCTCGCGGGCGAAGCTCGACGACGTGCGCGCGCTCCGGGTCGACACCGACGACCCCGACCTCAACGAGGAGCTGGCGGGGTGGGTCCGGGTCCGCGTCGGGAAGTTCGAGACGCGGATGATGAAGATCGTCTGAGAGCCCGGTCGGCCGCGAGCGAAGGCCGCGCGGCCCCCTCCGCCGCGGAAGGTACAAGCCGCTCGTCGCACAAGGGTGGTGCATGCCATCATCGCTCGCGGACCAGCCGGTCGAACCGTCGGAGGAGGGCGACGAGCCGCTGACCGACGACGAGTACGCCGACTACCTCGCCGAGCTCGGGGACGCGTGGGAGGTCGTCGACGACCACCATCTGGAAGCGTCCTACGAGTTCGACGACTTCGCGACCGCGCTGGCGTTCACCAACGACGTCGGCGAGCTCGCCGAGGAGGAGTGGCACCACCCGGACCTGCACCTGTCGTGGGGCGAGGTCGGCGTCGAGATGTGGAGCCACGACATCGGCGGGCTCCACGAGTCCGACTTCGTGATGGCCGCGCGGATGGATCGGATCTACGAGGAGTACGGCGACGACTGACCTCCCGCCCTCCCGGACGCTCGCGCCCGCCGCCGACCCGCGAGGGGCGCCGACGCGACAACGGACGGGTTTAAAACCCTCCCGGCGAAAGTGCCGGCAATGAGCGCGAACGTCTTCCTGGTCCCGATAGACCCGGAGAACTTCGACCGAACGGTCCGGTCCGCGGTCGATCTCACCGAGTACGACGACCGTCCGGAACCCCTCGCGGACCTCGACGAGGCCCGCCTGTGGGCCGTCGACGACGAGAGCGGCAACGGCTCCACGTTCGAGAAGATGGAAGAGGGCGACCTCCTGCTGTTCTACCACGACGGCGAGTACCTCGCGACCGGCCGCGTCGGGACGACCTTCGAGGACGGGGACCGCTGGGTCTCCAGCACGTTCTGGACCGCGTTCCCGACGACTCGCGTGTACACGGTCACCGACTTCGCGGCCGTCTCCGCGCCGAAGCGCGCCGTCAACGCCATCTTCGACTACTCCGCCTCCTACACCCCCGGCTTCATGCGCGTCGCCGACTCGCGGGTAAACGCCGAGCTCTCCTCGATCGAGTCCGCGATCGACCACTACACGAAGCGGAACGCCTGAGCGCGCCGTCGCCTTTTAAATAGCCGGCGAGCCGCTTCTCCTCTCCCTCTCCAGAGCCGTCAGACCGCCTCGAACAGCGCCTCGTACGCGGTCTCGTAGCGCTCCGCGACCCGCTTCGGGTCCCCGCGTGCCTCGCCGCCGAGGGCCGGGAGGCCGACCGTCGTCAGCGGCTCGATCATGTCGGTCACCGTCCCCGTGTGCTCCTCCATCGTCCCCTCGCGGGGGCTCCCGGAGGCGACCGCGCGGGCCTTCGCGTACCGGTCGCCCGCGTAGATCCGCGCCCGTCCGGGGTCGACGACGGCGACCGCGTCGGGCGTCACGGGCCCGTCTCGCGGGAGCGGGCCGGCGACGTCCGCGTACGACTCGACGGCGACGGGGACCGCCGTCGCCGCGACCCGCTCCGCGAGCCGGTCGAACGCCGGGAGGTAGTCGGCAGTCATCACGTCGTTGAACGCCGCCACGTCGTCCACGCGGGTCGCGTCGGAGAGCGGGAGCCGCTCGGCGAGGTCGTCGGGCAGGAGCCCCGCCGCCTCGGCCGCGCCGTTGACGACGAACCGGCTCCCGTCCGCCCCGGTGACGCGGTCGCAGAGGAACGTGCGGTCCGCGTCGCCGAGCATCCCGGTCCGTCCGGGCGTCGGCCGCCAGAGCCGGTGGAGGGGGTTGATCGACTCGGGCATGACCGCCTCGGGGCGGCGCTCGCCGCCGACCGCCCCGAGCGGTCGCGTGCTCGCGGCCGCGAGTCGCCGCGCGTCCTTCCCGTAGAGGCGTCCGGAGTCGGTCGCGATCCGGTAGTCGTCGTGGTCGAACCAGCGGTCGTTGCCGGCGCGGGGTTTGACGCCGACCGCGTCGCCGGCCCGGTCGGCGAGGCTCGACACCAGCCCCGTCGAGAACGTCGTCTTGCCGGCGTCGACGCGGGCGCCGCCCGCGACGAGCAGGACCGGCGGGTCGTCGGATCGGCTCCCGCTCACGCGTCCTCGTCGCCCGCGTCGGTGTCCTCCTCGACCGCGTGCTCGGCGACCCCGTAGTAGCCGGGACCGTCCTCCTCCAGCGGCTCCGCGATGACCATGTCCTCGGCGTGGCTCATCACCCACGGGATCGCCCAGTCGATGAGCACCGCCTCGGTGTCGGCGTCGACCTGCGCGTCCGGCTCTAACCCCTGTAGGAGCCGGGCGATCTCGGGAACGGTGTACATCAGGTCCGGCTCGAACAGCTCCGCCGGCTCGTAGAACTCGCACGGGTAGGTCGCGTCGAACGTCGACTTCGGCTCGGGCATGGCCGGCGGTACGGCGGCGGCTCCGTAAACGCTGCCGATACGGCGGTCGGCGATCGCTGACCGACGACCTCCGAGGCGCGGCCTCGCGGCTCACGGCGCGAAGCGGTCGAAAAAAACGTCGGGGTTCGACGCGCGTCTCGGACGCGTCGGCGCGGACCGTTACTCGAAGAGCTCGACGGCCTGCTCGTAGCGGGCGGCGGGCTCGTTCCAGTCGACGACCTCGAAGAAGTTGTCGACGAACTCGCCGCGAGCCGGACCGTAGTCGTGGTAGTAGGAGTGTTCCCAGACGTCGAGCGCGAGGATGGGGTGACCGCCCCAGATGGCGCCCTGGTCGTGCTTGTCGACCACGACGTTGCGGAGCTGGTTCGAGAACGTGTCGTACACCAAGAGCGCCCAGCCGGAGGCGCCGGAGGCGGCGGCCTCGAACTCGCCCTTCCAGGCCTCGTAGGAGCCGAAGTCCTCTTCGATCCGGTCTGCCAGAGCGCCCGAGGGTTCGTCGCCGCCCTCGGGTGACATGTTCTGCCAGAACAGGTCGTGGAGGATGTGGCCCGACGAGTTGTGGGTCACGTTCCGAATCGCGCCCGCGGACGAGGAGAAGTCGTGCTCCTCGCGGTTGGCTTCGAGCGTCTCCTCGGCCGAGTTCCAGCCGTTCACGTACCCCTGATGGTGGGTGTCGTGATGCCATTCGAGCACCTGCTCGGAGATGTGCGGTTCCAGCGCGTCGTAATCGTACGGTAACGGATCGAGTTCGTAGCTCATCGTTGTATCACCTACAGCTAACATGTGTTGGAAACCTGTTAAAGATAATGAGGCAGATGATACCACACGTCACCGGACGTGAGTGTCACCCGGAAATTCGGTACGAGGGCGGTACGATTGCGGTTCAGGCCGATCGGCGACGGTACGTGTCTCCCGGGGTCGCCGGCGTCCCTCGATCGGGCGTAACTGGAAAGGGTTTCACCTCGAAGTCAGACGGGAATCGGAATCACGCGTCCTCTCTGCTTCGAATCCCTGCACGAAACGCGCGCAGCGCGGAGTGCGCCGCGCGCTCACGGTGGGACTGGGATTCGAACCCAGGAAGCCGTGAGGCTACCGGTTTTCAAGACCGGCGCAATGGGCCGCTCTGCCATCCCACCACGTCCCGACGCTCGGGGTCGTTCGACTAAGTGGTGTCGGTCCGCGAGTCAGTCCCGCACCACGCGCTCCTCGCCGTCCTCGACGACCACGTCCAGCCCGTGCTGGTGGACGAACGCAGCGGTGTAGTCGGGGACGACGCGCTCGGCGGCGAACCGTGCGCGCAGCAGCGGGACGGCGTCGAGCAGGTCGTCGCCGTCGATCATCGACGGCGAGGACGCCAGGAACTCCACGTCGCGGTCGGCGTCGCGGCCGCGCGCCGCCAGCGTCGGGAGGCTCGGCGCCTCGAAGGCGCCGTCGAAGTCGATCGGCGCGGTGAAGCCGGCGTAGTAGGTGCGCCCGCGGGTGGAGGGACCGAGCACGACCTCGTTCGTCCGGAGCTTCATCGCGGCCGAGTCGATGACGGTGCGCGAGAGCAGCGGCGCCTGCGGCGTGACGACGGCGACGGAGTCGGCGCCCTCCTCGCGGAGCAGGTGCGTGACGGTGTTGCCGGCGCGCGCGCCGAACGACGACCCGACCTGCCGCTCGAAGCGGGCGTCCTCGGTGCCGCCGAGGGTGTCGGCGACGAGCGTGCGCAGCTCGGCCTCGGGGGCGGTGTCGGTGCGGTGCTCCGCGGGCAGGTCGTCGTCGACCGGGTAGTTGACGAGGAGCTCGCCGCCGGAGCGGTCGACCGCGAGGACGGCGTCGCGGAACAGGGCCTCGTAGAGGTCGGCGGCCTCGGCGGTCGAAAGCGGCGTCGACTCCGCGATCCCGGTCGCGACGAGCCCCTCGCGGGGCGGCTGCGCCATGACGACGACGACGGTCATACCGGACCGAGTCGCCCGCGCGCCTTCAACTCGCCGTTTCGGGGCGGACCCGGCGGGCGGGGCGAGAGCAGCGGGCCCTCCGGGGGCGGCGCGGCGGACCGCTCAGGAGAAGTCGCGCCGCATCGCGATCTCGAACCACGGGCAGAGCCGGAGCTGGCGGTACAGCGCGGGGTTCTCGTGGAGGTGATCGTAGTCGACCCACAGCATGCCGCCGATCTCCGCCTCGTCCGGGTCGAGCGAGGTGTCGTCGAGGGTGACCTTCAGCACCGAGCAGACCTCCCACTCGACGCCCTCGTTGGGGTAGTACCGCTTGTACTCGAACTTGTCCGTCACCCGGAGGTCGTCGTACTGGTCCGGCGTGATCCCGAGCTCCTCCTCGAGGCGCTGTTCCGTGGCGTCCTCCTGCGTCTGCCCCTCGACCGGGTGCGAGGCGACGGTGCCGTCCCAGTGGCCGTCCCACAGCCGCTTCGTCGGGGCGCGCTGCGCCAGCAGGATCCGCCCCTCGGCGTCGTACACGAGGCAGGTGAACGCCCGGTGGCGGATCCCGTCACCGGTGTGCGCGTCGAGGCGGTTCACCGTCCCCTGTTCGGTGTCGTCGGGGTCGACGGCGATCACGTCCTGGAGCGCGT comes from the Halorubrum depositum genome and includes:
- a CDS encoding ATPase domain-containing protein; the protein is MAASLPDRVSTGVPGLDEILSGGLIPERSYMIRGRAGSGKTILSLHFLQRGVDEGETSLFINLEEDVRDLEANAAALGFDTDAIEFLDLSPGADVFTEEQSYEVFAPSEVESEPLTEQIVEGVTAVDPDRVVVDPLTQLRFLLSDDYQFRKQVVGFMRFLKERDVTVAFTVQNTASLPTDDLEFITDGTIRLGAEEYGKTIDVPKFRGSSTQSGDHAYRVTDAGIEVYPALQPGKHTGEFDFEQISSGIEGVDDLLHGGLERGTVSIVSGPTGVGKTTLSTQFMKEAAGRGERSVIYLFEENRQTFLTRSRAVGIPVDEMIERGTLQVNEVEALERSPQEFARMVREEVEERGADIVMVDGIAGYRLTLRGEEGMMLQQMHALGRYLKNMGVTAIFIDETRNITGQFKATVENISYLADNIVFLRHLEVQGEMRKAIGVLKKRTSDFERTIREFRITEEGVSVGEPMTGLRGILSGTPEVVDDASGLERADEE
- a CDS encoding PAS domain-containing protein — its product is MDTGPEGLADGAPSGSGGVDAPAEEAADAGPADRIDDAPDGGAPEPDREPRVLLFMRPGRDRDLVSEVLSGRFETHATTDVESLESTFDCCVFDAHEFNRVAGSIQRRRELAAPVFLPFVLLVSDDAGGPTAENTWDYVDDVIELPVRKRALRIRVGNLVERRRTSLRLAARERRLEETVEDLRLKERAMDEAPVGITIADVDGSGEGDNPVVYANDEFEALTGYGSEMFGADCRFLQGEDTDPETVATLREAIDEERPIAVDVLNYRRNGQKFWNRLTIAPIRDEEGAVTHYVGFQTDITERKIRERRLEVMKRVLSHNLRNKMNLITGYTELLRRDIDDEEALDSLAVIDRTADDLMGIAGAVQKLDHTLSDSASDGEEIGLRDRLIELRSRVQDRYPEATVSLSVPPDDPLETTIVGLATAIEEGMENAVKHNDDPNPSVEVRVERESTGWLAVEIADDGPGIPDHETRVLERGETSLTHADRLGIWLMYWVVSKAGGDFSVDTSSEGTTLRMVVPARPRDGTLSTG
- a CDS encoding transcription factor, with the protein product MAFEDLLNDPVIQKYLHELVGPTGMPVAAAPPDGEVTDEELAEELGLELNDVRRALFILYENDLATYRRVRDEDSGWLTYLWTFHYDNIPENLEEEMYRLLDALEEREEYERTHEFYLCEVCSIRFEFGEAMDFGFECPECGSPVEAMDNDRLREAMDRRVEELRDELNVDVTG
- a CDS encoding DUF2110 family protein, whose translation is MVVLATKCYVDGDARDRALDGMGSLVANDVGELSVDWQVGVRDDGFVQVDVTGEDAEVARNVLAETWGEIVAHDGGLEAGEEYVGTLESWDDDGFVLDAGVDVRIPADEIGLGRGSPAQVVERFGLVQHLSLRFVYGGDVGDPDAEPSRLADAERDRLYDWQRGDGRVNVNSATRGEVRATVNRAGHAQDIITVERLGLLEQSIVCTENTDPPGLLAAIGSYLPAEMRCVV
- a CDS encoding DUF5803 family protein, producing the protein MNRRFALAVAVVALLAVSAGCLTYVNDGGEVANETLDAEPPHEYEFDAERDAAFNLSTGNQYTTVYDVSDIEELRLYRQTPYAGDQPLEFEAFRYRTADGEVLNGTEFRARGGEVDRTPDETWIRFPEEMGEGKVAFSAAGSPRRFTTLAYVDGSYAVTLPPGFSTDFPVVGHVAPRDYEVETVDGRDRITWESVEGGSVVVQSYRETDLLVFGVILAVALVAAVVGTAYFRRQLEALRERRRELGLGVYDDEE
- a CDS encoding competence/damage-inducible protein A; translated protein: MNAAVVTVGDELLVGDTENTNATWLCDRLDERGVVVRRVTVVPDEVGEIARVVNEYHAEYDAVVVTGGLGPTHDDVTMDGVAAAFGRGLERNEEAAAWLAERGYSADDLAAETTHLPADCRPLANEAGVAPGAVVESVYVLPGVPTEMEAMFESVADEFDGTPTHTVTVDVDEPESALLDRFTELQAEFDVSVGSYPGESVRVKITATSAAEAERAAEWVRERSTLVESR